GGCTTCTGCTGGGCGTTCGTCTTCAACGCGTTCATCGGCGCCCGGCTCGGAGTCTTCCATTACGGCTATGTGATCCCCGGACTCGCCGTCTTCGAGGGGACCACGCACCAGTATCCGATCTACGACTCGCTGGCGATGGGCGTGCAGATGATGGTCTTCACCTACCTGCTCGGGCGCACCGATTCGGAAGGCCGCAATGTCATCGAGGCGTGGGCCGACAGAAAGACGAGGGGTTCGCTGCACTCTGCGCTGCTGTCCATCGCCGCGGTCGTGATCGTCGGAAACGTGATGTACGGCGCCGTCTTCGCACCTCATCTCGCGACCAAACTGGGCGGGTGGGTGACGTCGGGCCCGACCGGGCAGCTGTACCCGGGCGTGCCCAACCAGCCCGCGCCCTAACCCGCCGCGTTGGTCACTTCTTCGACACAATCTCATCGCGGTCCTACCAGCTGGGATGCAATCAGCGCGACGATTGAATGCATCCGACGAGGAGGCAGTGTTTCGATGCGAGCAGTTGTCCTGAGCGCGCTTATCGCCGTGCTCTGCGTGTTGAACCCGCTGGCATCGACCGCCCGAGCCGACCCGACCACGACGTGCGGGGTGAACCTGAACGCGCCCCAGATCGAATCGGCGCTCGGCTCGTTGCCGGCGCTGCCGCAAGGCTCGGCTTGGGATCACAACGTGAAGAGTTTCGATCCGAGCAGCAACTACAACCCGTGCGCGACGCTGTCGACGGTCATCATCACCGTCGTCGGGGCCACCGGCAGCTCGCCCGACCTGGCGTTGTTGTTCCACAAAGGCAGCTACGCCGGCGTGGCCACGTTGAAGGCGTACGCGTTCACCTCTCTGAATGCGGCCAAGACAACGGATGACACCGTTGCCCTGGACTACAAGGACGGCAGGGAGGTGTGCACGGCGTGCCCGGGACCGACCACCACGGTGCGCTACCAGTGGCAGAACGATCACGTCGCGATGCTGGACCCGGCGCCCGCGTGGTGACCCCGGTTCGGGTGCGCGGACTCTCGAACGTAAAGATGTAGAGCGGAACACTCGCGCGGGCCGCTGACGCCGACCCGCACATCTGCGTTGAGGTCGACATCATGGACGTTCGCCGCCGGTACTCGCACAGTTATGTAATGCGCTGTAGCGCAGCCCTTTTGGTTACGCTGGCCGTGTTCGTATCACCCGGGCACGCGGCGGCGGCCCCGCTGCCCACGCAGCCGGCACTGGCCGCCGAACCGGCGCTGCTGGCCCGCGACCTCGTAGCAGACGAGCAGGCCCTGCGCGACCCGTCGTCGTCGGACGCCGTGTTGCAGGCGGCCGCGCTTCGTCAGCAAGCCGCCTACCGCGCCATCGGGCGCCACCCCGAGTGGGAGCCGATCGTGCGGCCCGTCATTCCCGCATCGCTGGTCGGGATCTACGACCTCAACGTCGACGCGCGGCATCACCTGATGGCCCTGAACGCCGGAGAAGCCAAACCCACCCTGCCCGCATGGCGCATTGACGCCCCGGCACCGCTGGGCGAACTGGTCGGCGACTACCAGGCCGCGGCGGCAGCCACCGGAGTCGACTGGACCTACCTCGCCGCGATCAACATGGTCGAAACCGACTTCGGCCGCATCAACGGTGTCAGCACCGCCGGAGCCCAAGGCCCCATGCAGTTCCTGCCGTCGACCTTTGCCGCGTACGCCGAGGGCGGCGACATTCACTCTCCGCGCGACAGCATCATGGCGGCGGGCCGGATGCTCGCGGCCAACGGCTTCGCCGGCAATCACGACGGCGCCGTCTACAGCTACAACCACTCCAGCAACTACGTCGGTGCCGTCAAGGACTACGCGGCCGCGATCGGCGCCGACCCGGCGGTCCTGCCCGGCTACCACCGCTGGGACGTCTACTACCTGACCACCTCCGGTGACGTGCTGCTGCCCGTCGGGTACCTGGCATCCGAGCGGATTCCCGTCGGCGACTACCTGGCCGGTCACCCGCAGTGAGGATCAATCTGACCAGCATCCTCGTCGACGACCAGGACAAGGCGCTGCGGTTCTACACCGAAATCCTCGGTTTCACGACGAAGGCCGACATCCCGATGGGCGGGGCCCGCTGGATCACCGTGGTGTCACCGCAAGACCCGGACGGCACCGAACTCGTCCTGGAGCCCGACAGCCATCCGGCGGTCAAACCGTTCAAGGAGGCGCTGGTCGCCGACGGCATCCCCTTCACGTCCTTCGCCGTCGACGACACCCAGGCCGAATACGAGCGATTGACCGGTCTCGGCGTGCGCTTCACCCAGGAACCCGTTGCCATGGGCCCGGTTATCACCGCGGTGCTCGACGACACCTGCGGAAACCTGATCCAGATCGCGCAACTGACCGGATGAGCCGCTCGGCTCAGGTCATGCACACGTTGGAGAACAGCAGGACCGGCCAGGACACGATCGATCCGAGGTAGGACACGACCAGGTCGGCGCCCTGCATGTGCTGCAGGTGCGCCGTGTGCGTCGACGACCACACCACTCCCACAACCAGATACGGCACGCCGAGCATGACCGCCAGCCCCAGCAGTTCGGCGACGGTCAACTTGTAGTCGAGCAGGTTGCGAAGTCTGGTCAGCATCGGTGCCCCCTCTGCGCAATGCGCCCTGACGGTTACGGCTCGGTGATATGTTAATGCTGATTCCTGGTCGGGGGTGACTGAAATGCGTGCTTCGCATCACGAGACTGAACCGCCCGTGCTTTCGCTGGCCGACACGCGGATCCATGCGACTCGGCAAGCCGCCCGGTGGAGCGGCGGCTCGGTGGACATCGGCGAAGCGATGGACTTCTGGGCCTTTGCCGCGGGGGCGGCGAACGTGATCATGCAACTGTCCTGGCCCGAGGTGGGCCACGGCGTGGTGGAATCGAAGGTCGACTCCGGCAACCTGCTCAAGCACCCGTGGAAGCGGGCACGCACCACGTTTCAATACCTGGCCGTCGCGGTCTTCGGGTCACAGCG
This genomic stretch from Mycobacterium paragordonae harbors:
- a CDS encoding lytic transglycosylase domain-containing protein, translated to MRCSAALLVTLAVFVSPGHAAAAPLPTQPALAAEPALLARDLVADEQALRDPSSSDAVLQAAALRQQAAYRAIGRHPEWEPIVRPVIPASLVGIYDLNVDARHHLMALNAGEAKPTLPAWRIDAPAPLGELVGDYQAAAAATGVDWTYLAAINMVETDFGRINGVSTAGAQGPMQFLPSTFAAYAEGGDIHSPRDSIMAAGRMLAANGFAGNHDGAVYSYNHSSNYVGAVKDYAAAIGADPAVLPGYHRWDVYYLTTSGDVLLPVGYLASERIPVGDYLAGHPQ
- a CDS encoding LppP/LprE family lipoprotein → MRAVVLSALIAVLCVLNPLASTARADPTTTCGVNLNAPQIESALGSLPALPQGSAWDHNVKSFDPSSNYNPCATLSTVIITVVGATGSSPDLALLFHKGSYAGVATLKAYAFTSLNAAKTTDDTVALDYKDGREVCTACPGPTTTVRYQWQNDHVAMLDPAPAW
- a CDS encoding VOC family protein, which translates into the protein MRINLTSILVDDQDKALRFYTEILGFTTKADIPMGGARWITVVSPQDPDGTELVLEPDSHPAVKPFKEALVADGIPFTSFAVDDTQAEYERLTGLGVRFTQEPVAMGPVITAVLDDTCGNLIQIAQLTG
- a CDS encoding spirocyclase AveC family protein, giving the protein MSAGLSPLLTGAVIFGWGSGIVFTAVGVYLSIRRRRLHPLLLLCISAISFSWIEAPYDWAMYAQFPPALPRMPSWWPLNMTWGGLPSSVPVGYIGYFVLPATIGAALGQRLSARFGTRRPTTLLTVGLVVGFCWAFVFNAFIGARLGVFHYGYVIPGLAVFEGTTHQYPIYDSLAMGVQMMVFTYLLGRTDSEGRNVIEAWADRKTRGSLHSALLSIAAVVIVGNVMYGAVFAPHLATKLGGWVTSGPTGQLYPGVPNQPAP